From the genome of Pirellulaceae bacterium:
GCTCTCACCGGAACAAGCCGCCCGACTGAAAGAGTGTGGTGTGGATCGTGTTAATCACAATGTGAACACGAGTTCCGAATACTATTCTCAAGTTTGCAGTACGCATACGTATGAAGATCGAGTGGACACGTTGAAGGCAGTTCGAGATGCGGGTATGGAACTGTGCAGTGGTGGCATCGTGGGCATGGGAGAGTCCGACGAAGATGTGGTGCGAATGGCTTTGGAGCTGCGAGAGCTGGGCGTGGAATCGATTCCGGTGAACTTCCTCAATTCGATTGATGGTACGCCTTTGCAAGAAACGAATCGTTTGAATCCTCGCTACTGTCTCAAGACGCTCGCCATGTTTCGTTTTGTCAATCCAAGCCGCGAGATTCGAATCGCTGGCGGTCGCGAAATTCATCTTGGCAGCATGCAAGCCCTGGGGCTTTATGCGGCCAACTCCATGTTCGTGGGTGATTATTTGACAACGGAAGGTCAAGCGCCGACGAGTGATTATCGCATGATTGAAGAGATGGGCTTCACCGTTACACGCTCCAGTGAAACCGCAACTTGTTTGCCCTCCTGACTGACAGTTCGCGCGCGTCGGATTTTACTTTTTGTTGAGTCCCCTGCCCCATGCGATCATCTTGTAGCATTACCGCTGAGCAGTTGGGCGTTACCTTTGCCGGTAATGCTCCCACACTTGAGTCGGTTGATTTGTGTTGTGCTCCAGGCACGTTTGTCACAATCGTGGGCCCGAGCGGTTGCGGTAAATCGACATTCTTGCGTTGTGTTGCGAATTTGCAGCAGCCCACCATCGGCAGGCTCCAGATCGCGGAGGCGAATGGTCAAACGCCACGAGTTGCGTTTGTCTTTCAGGACCCCACGTTGTTGCCTTGGCGGAATGTCCAGCAGAATATCGAGTTGCCACTTGAGCTTCGGCGAGAACCGGTGGCCGATCGCCGTTCTCAAGCGATGTCCGCTTTGCGTCAAGTTGGCCTTGTCGATGACGACGCGCTTAAATTTCCACACATGCTGTCGGGCGGTATGCGGATGCGTGTGTCATTGGCTCGGGCGCTGATCACCAAGCCTCGCGTGTTGCTGCTAGATGAACCGTTTGCCGCGTTGGATGAAATTTCACGGCAGCAGTTGAATGAAGAGTTACTACGGTTGTGGGGGGAACAGGGGTGGACCACGCTTTTTGTTACCCATAATGTCAATGAAGCGGTTTTTCTTAGTCAACGCGTACTTGTGATGAGCCAGCGGCCCGGCAAGATCGCCGCAGATTTTTCGATCGATTTTGATCAGCCTCGAGATTCCCAGTTGCGGTCATCCTTGGAATTTGCAGAGTTGACAGGGCGCGTTTCAGCGGCTTTGCGGGAGGCTGCAGTATGAATCAGTTTCTCGGCTTTTTGATCGCCCGCGTGTTTCCACCCGTCGTGGCTGCCGTGTTGTTTGTTTTTATTTGGGCCGTGGTAATTCGACTCTTTCAGATTCAAAGTTTTCTTGCGCCTTCACCCAGTCAGGTCTGGAGCGTTTTTGCACACGATAGCCCGTCGCTGTTAAATGCGACTTGGCTGACTGGAAAGGCAGCTATTTCCGGCTTGTTGCTCAGTGTTGCAGTCGGTTTTCTGACTGCCTCGCTGTTTTCGCAATCATCTCTGCTTCGATACAGCCTTTACCCGTACGCGATTTTTTTGCAAACGGTCCCCGTAGTGGCCATTGCTCCGCTGCTGGTGATGTGGTTTGGCTATGGGACCACCGGAGTGATTGCGGTCGCTTTTATTTTGAGTCTCTTCCCGATTATTGCCAACGTCACCGAAGGGATGACTTCTGTGCCGTTGCCGTTACGTGAGTTGTTTAATCTCAATCAGGCCTCTCGGTTACAGCAATTTCTCAAACTTCAGGTGCCCCACTCCCTTCCGTTTTTGGTGACCGGCGTGCGGACTTCCAGTGGGCTCTCGGTGATTGGCGCTATCGTAGGCGAGTTTTTTGTCGGTTATGGTGGCGAAGGATTTGGATTAGGTTATCTCATTCGAAGTTCTGCAGAGCGATATCAAACCGATCGCTTGTTCGCAGCCGTCCTATTGTCGACCTTGTTAGGTGTCGTTATTTTTGCGGCAGTGAGTTTGGTGGCCGAGAAAAGCCTTGCTCGTTTTCGCTATGCTTAGTCTCTTTCAGCCAGCTGAGCGACGATGGGCTGCCGCGTGTGAAAGTGACTTCTGTCACGGTTTTTGTACCGAGAGGATGAGCAGATGAAGAGTCGGTGGGTTGCATGCAGTTGTGCGACGTTGCTGTTGGTGGGGTGCCTGTTGGTGGGGTGCCAGCCAAGTGACGTTGTTGAGCCCGGGGCGGAGCCGACGATCAAACTAGGTTTGAACTGGTTTCCGGATTCGCAGCACGGGGGATTTTATGCGGCACAACACTTCGGTTTCTTTGCCGATGAGGGACTTACGGTAAAAATTGAACCGGGGGGCCCGGCCGCCCCAATTGTGCAAAATGTCGGTTTGAATCGAGTAGAATTTGGAGTTGGGAACGCCGATCAAATTCTGATGGCACGCGAGCAACAGATTCCCGTCGTTGCTCTGATGGCGGCAATGCGGAACAGTCCTCGCTGTATCATGGTTCATCAAGAAACCGGGATTCAGAATTTCTCGGAGCTCGCTGATGTGAAGTTGGCCTTGGGGGCCGGTAAGGCCTTCGTTAAATTTCTTGACGAAAAAGGTGTTTTGAAACACGTGCAAGTTGTCTCCTATACGGGAAGTATTGCACCGTTTCTCGCTGATAATCGCTTTGCACAGCAGGCCTATGTGTTCAGTGAGCCGTATGTTGCCGAGGAAAATGGTGCACACCCTGTCTGCATGATGGTCTCGGATTTGGGGTTTAATCCCTATAGCAGTTGTTTGTTCACAAATGAAAAATTGCTCAATGAGAATCCTGAACTTGTTGGGAAAGTGGTGCGGGCTGTTCGGCGTGGTTGGCAGGCCTACCTGCAAGATCCTGAGCCGGTCAATCAGTTGATTCATGCAGCCAATCCCGATATGGATCTGGAAAGTCTCAAGTTCGGTGCAACGGCGATCGCCGAATTGTGCTTGCCGGCTCACGCTGCTTCAGACTCAATCGGTGTGATGGATGATCGCCGTTGGCAAACGTTGAAATCTCAACTGGTTGAACTTGATTTTGTCAGTCAAGATACGCGGGTTGATCAAGCCTACACACTGCGGTTTCTGCGGAGCAGCTCGCCGGATTCTAGCTCGTCGTCTGCGCCCCAGTAGAGCGGGCGGCTGGCCCCTCAAGGGGCCTAGGCAATGATCTGAGCGATGTTTCCAGAGACATCGGTCAGTCGGAAGTCTCGTCCGGCATACTCAAAAGTTAAACGTTCGTGGTCCATCCCCATCAGATGCAAGATGGTGGCGTGAAGGTCATGGATGGTGCAGCGGTTTTCGACCGCGTAGTATCCATATTCGTCGGTCCGACCATATCGATAGCCCGCTTTTACGCCACCGCCTGCCATCCACATCGTGAATCCTTCTGGGTGGTGGTCACGACCCGGTTCGGCATTTCCTTTTTGGACGGTCGGCGTCCGGCCAAATTCACCACCCCAGATCACCAACGTATCTTCAAGTAGTCCTCGCGATTTCAAGTCTTTGATGAGAGCGGTGATCGGCTGATCGATTTGAGCCACATTCAGAGTATGCCCCTTCTCGAGATGGCTGTGTTGATCCCATTGTTCATTGTTGAACGGCAGTGAATGCGCATGGCTGACCTGGACAAAGCGGACGCCCCGCTCCGCGAGCCGCCTCGCCATTAGGCACTGACGGGCAAAGTTGGCAGTCGGTTCGCTGTCGAGGCCGTAAAGCTCTCGCGTCGCCTTCGATTCTTGCGAAAGATCGAGAGCTTCGGGGGCTGCCATCTGCATGCGAAAAGCGAGTTCGAAGGAAAGTAATCGGGCTTCTAATTCGGTGTCGACGCCCGACGGATCCCGCTGCGCTTGATGCAATTGTCGCAGCAATCGCAATTGCATTTTCTGTTTTTCTGGCGAGACGTTAGGGTTGGTCATTGAGTCGAAACGAGCGTCACGTGCCAGCGAATTGGGATAGCCAGGAGCTCCAAGCGAAACACCTTGGTGGATTGCGGGAAGGAATGAGGCGCCAAAATTATTCACGCCTCCGTGTAACGACGTTGGGCAAATCGTGATGAAGCTGGGCAGGTTTTGGTTCTCTGTGCCAAGCCCGTAACTGATCCAGGATCCGATGCTTGGGCGCACGTTCGCTTCCGCGCCTGTGTGGAGTTTCATGCAAGCTCCACCGTGAGCCACATTGGTTTCGCAGACAGAATGGATCATGCAAAGCTCGTCAGCAACCGTTGGCAAGTGCCGCCAAAGTTCACTCATCGGAAGTCCACTGCCACCACATGGGCGAAACTTCCATGGGGATTTCATCAGATTCCCGCGGTCCGCAAACGTGACCCGTGTTCCTTTGAATGGTAAAGGCTTTCCATCATCTTGTTTGAGCCTGGGCTTCGGATCAAACAAGTCAATATGTGAGGGTCCGCCGTGCATGAATAAAAAAATAACGCGTTTTGCACGAGCCATGTGATGACCCGCTTTCGGCTGCAATGCGGATGACGGGATCGAAGCGGCCGATGAGGATTCATGCAGTAATGCATTGAGTGCCAAGCCACCAAAGCCAGATGCTACGCCTTCTAGCACTTTGCGACGGGATATGATCCTGTCAGGAAGTTGTTTGAATAAGTTACTCATACGGTGGTCTGCGGTTTTTAGTCGACGTAGATGAATTCATGGGACATCATGAGTGTGTGGCAGAGCAACTGCCACGCCGTGGATTCTGCTGTTTTGTCGTCAGCGGATGGGTTACCTATTTGCTCCAAGAAGGTTTGAAGCCGATTTTTCGTGGCGGGATCGATGGGACGACCAAATAATTCAAAGTAGATGTTGTCAAGACGTTCGCTCGGGCTTGGCCGGCCCCGATTCGACTGAGTTGCGACTTGTGCTGCCTGCTCCATCATGAATGGACTATTCATCATCCAGAGGGATTGCGTGGGGACGGTCGTGCGCGAACGACGACCCACCGGACTGGAGGAATTTGGGAAATCAAAAAGTGTGAGAAATTTGAACAGGTTGGTGCGCACGACAGGGAGATAGATTGACCGACGTTGAGAGGCATAGTATTTCGCCCGATTGGCTTCGAGATCTTGCGGTGACGGATCTTGAGACTTGACCTGCACTGGGGCACCGTACATTTCCCGATCGAGTCGATTTGCATGGAGTAAAATGGCGTCGCGGATCAATTCTGCCTCGAGCCTCCTACGGGTGGCTTTCCAGTACCATTGATTTTCAGGGTCCTGCGCTTGTGCCAAGGGGTCCTCGACTTGGCTAGAACTCTGATAGGTATTGGAAGTCAAAATTTGGCGATGTAGCGATTTGATTGACCAATGGTGGCGGATTAATTCCTGAGCCAGATATTCGAGCAATTCGGGGTGAGTGGGACGGGCGCCCTTGATACCGAATTGATCCGGAGTCGTTACCAGTCCACGCCCAAAATGCCAGTGCCAGATGCGATTGGCCATCACGCGACTCGACAGGCTTGCCGCCAATCCACCAGGTTTTGTCAACCATTCCGCCAATTGCCAACGTCCGCTTTGATCGGCTGGAACGGCTGCGCGGTCCACTGCACTGAGAACTTCGGGGAATCTTCGAGCCACTTCGTCGCCCGGTGACAGATGATCACCTCGGAGATGGATTCTCGCATTGTCGACTTGGCCTTCGTGGACGGCCATGACAAGCGTCCCGGAAGGGCTGTTGGACTGGATTTTGGCCAGTTCGGCGTCCAATTGACTTGCGCTGTCCAGCAAATCGGCGACTTGATCGAGTGTCGAGCTAGGAATCAGTCGCCATTTGTCGATATGGGACATCATGGGTTCGGATTCAATTCGAAGCACGTGCTCGCCGACCGACAAGCGAACCTTGGTTTCGTTAATCCACTTTTGATGCTCGGGCATCCAGCCGCCGGTTTCCGAAGTAATTGCCTCGGCGGAAATGACGACTCCATCCAAGAGAATCTTGCCCGGTCTTGCCGTCTTGGCAGCGTATCTCAATTGAAGTTCGTAGTCCGCGTCGTTCTCAATGATAAAGTCGTATTCCACATAATTTTGCTGGCTTCCTGGATCTGAGATGATCCCAATGGTTGTCCCGTATTGTTCACGGTCAATCGATACGTTGCCGCGTTCGAATCGCTCCGCTTCACGTTGGACGAGCGGAGCATTTTTGAAGTGTTGCTCAAGTTGTTTCCGTAAGTGATCGCGAGCTCCACGGAGCTGTGCTACTTTGCTTGCGTGCTCATTACGAGCTGCTTGCAGTTTCGCAGTCTCGACTTCGCGGTCAGCAAGCTCAGTACTTTTGAAAATGCCAAATAATGCGTAATAGTCAGCGGTCGAGATCGGGTCAAATTTATGATCGTGACAACGAGCACAGCCAAGTGATAATCCTAGTAGCGATCGCCCAAGCGTATCAATCTGTTCATCGATCATGTCCGCTCTTTTTTTGACCGGATCCTGTTCTGCGAGTATCTTCATTCCGATTGCGAGGAATCCGGTTGCCGCAATTTGGTCGACAGGTAGTCCGCGATTGGTGAAAAGGTCACCCGCCAGCTGTTCCAGTAGAAAGCGATCGTACGTGGTGTCAGCGTTGAAGGCAGAGATCACATAGTCGCGATAATGGAAGGCATGGGGCAGTTTGTGATTTTCATCACCACCGTTGGAATCACCGTAGCGCGCTACATCAAGCCAATGACGCCCCCAGCGTTCTCCGTAATGGGGCGATGCCAACAATCGATCGATGAGCCTTGGCCAAGCATTGGCGGAAGTGTCATCGATGAATCTTCGGATTTCTTCTGGACTGGGAGGCAATCCAATCAGGTCAAAGTAAAGTCGCCTGATCAACGTGTAACGATCTGCACGTGGGGGGGGAGAAAGGCCATGCGATCTGAGTTCCGCCAAGATAAATCGATCCACTGGATTGGTAGACCAGTTGTCGCGGTTCACCATTGGAGGGCGTGCGGTACGGTGAGGCGTAAAGGCCCAGTGTCCCGGATACTGTGCTCCCTGTTCAATCCAGAGTCGCAGCAGCTCTCGCTCCGCTGCGGACAGTTGCTGAATTGCATCCGGTGGGGGCATTCGTTCGTCGGCCGAATCGTGTTCGATACGAATAATCAATTCGCTCGAGTTCGCGTCACCTGGCACAATGGGAGTTGCACCCGAGGGTAATAGTTCTGTACTGCCTGGCAACGTGTCGAGCCGCAGATCCGCCTCACGCTGTTCCGCATCTGGCCCATGGCATTGAAAGCATTTGGCGGCAAGGATCCGATGAGCTGCCTGAGCAGTTGTCGAGTCGCTCGGCTGCTGATCAGGTGAAGCCGCTGCCGAGTGAGCGAACGGTCCAATCAAGATCAGTATCCCCGTAATTCGCGTGACGAGCCGCAATGTCTTGGTCCTAAATAGCAGGAATATTGTTCATCAGCCCACCCTGCTATCCTAACAGATTGGCTCGATCCACGGCATCTCTGAGCCCGCTTGTCGGCCGATCGAGCGCCTGTTAGGTTGTCGGAACA
Proteins encoded in this window:
- the bioB gene encoding biotin synthase BioB, with protein sequence MQANQQSVSVSTYGHWDNLARNVLDQQLTSFEQALEIIQSPDEQLLELMAAAYRIRKHYFQNTVQLYFLMNAKSGLCPEDCSYCSQSKVADAEIPRYNLLSEEKLMEGARIAFERESKTYCIVISARGPNEREIDAVTTIVPQIKAKYDLKICACLGLLSPEQAARLKECGVDRVNHNVNTSSEYYSQVCSTHTYEDRVDTLKAVRDAGMELCSGGIVGMGESDEDVVRMALELRELGVESIPVNFLNSIDGTPLQETNRLNPRYCLKTLAMFRFVNPSREIRIAGGREIHLGSMQALGLYAANSMFVGDYLTTEGQAPTSDYRMIEEMGFTVTRSSETATCLPS
- a CDS encoding ABC transporter ATP-binding protein — its product is MRSSCSITAEQLGVTFAGNAPTLESVDLCCAPGTFVTIVGPSGCGKSTFLRCVANLQQPTIGRLQIAEANGQTPRVAFVFQDPTLLPWRNVQQNIELPLELRREPVADRRSQAMSALRQVGLVDDDALKFPHMLSGGMRMRVSLARALITKPRVLLLDEPFAALDEISRQQLNEELLRLWGEQGWTTLFVTHNVNEAVFLSQRVLVMSQRPGKIAADFSIDFDQPRDSQLRSSLEFAELTGRVSAALREAAV
- a CDS encoding ABC transporter permease, yielding MNQFLGFLIARVFPPVVAAVLFVFIWAVVIRLFQIQSFLAPSPSQVWSVFAHDSPSLLNATWLTGKAAISGLLLSVAVGFLTASLFSQSSLLRYSLYPYAIFLQTVPVVAIAPLLVMWFGYGTTGVIAVAFILSLFPIIANVTEGMTSVPLPLRELFNLNQASRLQQFLKLQVPHSLPFLVTGVRTSSGLSVIGAIVGEFFVGYGGEGFGLGYLIRSSAERYQTDRLFAAVLLSTLLGVVIFAAVSLVAEKSLARFRYA
- a CDS encoding ABC transporter substrate-binding protein; this translates as MKSRWVACSCATLLLVGCLLVGCQPSDVVEPGAEPTIKLGLNWFPDSQHGGFYAAQHFGFFADEGLTVKIEPGGPAAPIVQNVGLNRVEFGVGNADQILMAREQQIPVVALMAAMRNSPRCIMVHQETGIQNFSELADVKLALGAGKAFVKFLDEKGVLKHVQVVSYTGSIAPFLADNRFAQQAYVFSEPYVAEENGAHPVCMMVSDLGFNPYSSCLFTNEKLLNENPELVGKVVRAVRRGWQAYLQDPEPVNQLIHAANPDMDLESLKFGATAIAELCLPAHAASDSIGVMDDRRWQTLKSQLVELDFVSQDTRVDQAYTLRFLRSSSPDSSSSSAPQ
- a CDS encoding DUF1501 domain-containing protein; the encoded protein is MSNLFKQLPDRIISRRKVLEGVASGFGGLALNALLHESSSAASIPSSALQPKAGHHMARAKRVIFLFMHGGPSHIDLFDPKPRLKQDDGKPLPFKGTRVTFADRGNLMKSPWKFRPCGGSGLPMSELWRHLPTVADELCMIHSVCETNVAHGGACMKLHTGAEANVRPSIGSWISYGLGTENQNLPSFITICPTSLHGGVNNFGASFLPAIHQGVSLGAPGYPNSLARDARFDSMTNPNVSPEKQKMQLRLLRQLHQAQRDPSGVDTELEARLLSFELAFRMQMAAPEALDLSQESKATRELYGLDSEPTANFARQCLMARRLAERGVRFVQVSHAHSLPFNNEQWDQHSHLEKGHTLNVAQIDQPITALIKDLKSRGLLEDTLVIWGGEFGRTPTVQKGNAEPGRDHHPEGFTMWMAGGGVKAGYRYGRTDEYGYYAVENRCTIHDLHATILHLMGMDHERLTFEYAGRDFRLTDVSGNIAQIIA
- a CDS encoding DUF1549 domain-containing protein, with the protein product MIGPFAHSAAASPDQQPSDSTTAQAAHRILAAKCFQCHGPDAEQREADLRLDTLPGSTELLPSGATPIVPGDANSSELIIRIEHDSADERMPPPDAIQQLSAAERELLRLWIEQGAQYPGHWAFTPHRTARPPMVNRDNWSTNPVDRFILAELRSHGLSPPPRADRYTLIRRLYFDLIGLPPSPEEIRRFIDDTSANAWPRLIDRLLASPHYGERWGRHWLDVARYGDSNGGDENHKLPHAFHYRDYVISAFNADTTYDRFLLEQLAGDLFTNRGLPVDQIAATGFLAIGMKILAEQDPVKKRADMIDEQIDTLGRSLLGLSLGCARCHDHKFDPISTADYYALFGIFKSTELADREVETAKLQAARNEHASKVAQLRGARDHLRKQLEQHFKNAPLVQREAERFERGNVSIDREQYGTTIGIISDPGSQQNYVEYDFIIENDADYELQLRYAAKTARPGKILLDGVVISAEAITSETGGWMPEHQKWINETKVRLSVGEHVLRIESEPMMSHIDKWRLIPSSTLDQVADLLDSASQLDAELAKIQSNSPSGTLVMAVHEGQVDNARIHLRGDHLSPGDEVARRFPEVLSAVDRAAVPADQSGRWQLAEWLTKPGGLAASLSSRVMANRIWHWHFGRGLVTTPDQFGIKGARPTHPELLEYLAQELIRHHWSIKSLHRQILTSNTYQSSSQVEDPLAQAQDPENQWYWKATRRRLEAELIRDAILLHANRLDREMYGAPVQVKSQDPSPQDLEANRAKYYASQRRSIYLPVVRTNLFKFLTLFDFPNSSSPVGRRSRTTVPTQSLWMMNSPFMMEQAAQVATQSNRGRPSPSERLDNIYFELFGRPIDPATKNRLQTFLEQIGNPSADDKTAESTAWQLLCHTLMMSHEFIYVD